From the genome of Turicibacter faecis, one region includes:
- a CDS encoding YveK family protein, with protein sequence MSQTGKELAVQEYIELLKKYRLWILMSIIGMAIAFGCVRYMTYKPMFTAQTSLLVTSNTIELEEGEIKNGTTSSDYNVSNNVLMTFSEVIDSQTLQNEVKEELSIEDLGEITVSNNGGSVIRINVNHSDATLAALIANTTAKEFTKMIQSMMSDINLQVLDPAMMPQDMTGMGLLKVVMIGAIVGLVVVVGIILVREVLDTTLKLPKDIEREIEIPLLGAIPDVEPELKAYMKGNRG encoded by the coding sequence ATGTCGCAAACTGGTAAAGAATTAGCAGTTCAGGAGTATATTGAATTGCTAAAAAAATATCGTCTCTGGATTTTAATGTCTATTATAGGAATGGCAATAGCATTTGGTTGTGTACGTTATATGACGTATAAACCTATGTTTACTGCGCAAACAAGCCTTCTAGTGACGTCGAATACGATTGAATTGGAAGAAGGTGAAATCAAAAATGGAACAACAAGTAGTGATTATAACGTAAGTAATAACGTTTTAATGACATTTTCCGAAGTTATTGATAGCCAAACTTTACAAAATGAAGTTAAAGAAGAGTTATCAATCGAAGATTTAGGAGAGATAACGGTTTCTAATAATGGTGGTTCGGTTATTCGAATTAATGTTAATCACTCAGACGCAACGTTAGCAGCCCTTATCGCTAATACAACAGCGAAGGAATTTACAAAGATGATTCAGAGTATGATGAGTGATATTAATTTACAAGTCCTCGATCCGGCAATGATGCCCCAAGATATGACAGGAATGGGGCTATTAAAGGTCGTTATGATTGGTGCGATAGTCGGACTTGTTGTTGTCGTAGGGATTATACTAGTACGAGAAGTGTTGGATACGACGCTTAAACTTCCGAAGGATATTGAAAGAGAAATTGAAATTCCACTCTTAGGGGCTATTCCAGATGTGGAACCTGAATTAAAAGCGTATATGAAAGGAAATAGGGGATAG
- a CDS encoding glucosamine inositolphosphorylceramide transferase family protein, with product MLEKLFFKQDMWSISINKYIDGDQFDVNQMKPTITAQDVKDCNAIFVADPFLIQHEGGWYVFYEVLPEESRKGVIAYSYSEDGVTWKYGQVVLQTDYHLSYPYIFKVKDKIYMVPEGGADGNIKLYEATHFPTEWTFVKELKKGQFYDASLFYYEDKWWMMAMGVSPQPNSMYLFYAEDLLGEWQEHHLNPIITNNPMISRPGGRVYQENGRLIRFAQDGSKNYGRRLIAFEITQLTTTSYSEVQLRDVFGASETPHTWNQDGMHHLDIQRDDQGYLVVVDGYYYKSINKIYNKVYRFIKGYSK from the coding sequence GTGTTAGAAAAGTTATTTTTTAAACAGGACATGTGGAGTATTAGTATTAATAAATATATTGATGGAGACCAATTTGACGTCAATCAGATGAAACCGACAATCACGGCGCAAGATGTGAAGGATTGCAACGCTATTTTTGTGGCCGATCCCTTTCTTATTCAACACGAAGGGGGATGGTATGTGTTTTACGAAGTCCTACCTGAGGAGAGTCGAAAGGGCGTTATCGCTTACTCGTATAGTGAGGATGGCGTGACGTGGAAGTATGGGCAAGTTGTTTTACAAACAGACTATCATTTATCATATCCGTATATTTTTAAAGTAAAGGATAAGATTTATATGGTCCCAGAAGGGGGAGCAGATGGAAATATTAAATTGTATGAGGCAACTCATTTTCCAACTGAGTGGACGTTTGTGAAGGAACTAAAAAAGGGTCAGTTCTATGATGCGAGTTTGTTTTATTATGAGGATAAATGGTGGATGATGGCGATGGGGGTATCGCCACAGCCTAATAGCATGTATCTTTTTTATGCCGAGGATTTATTAGGAGAGTGGCAAGAGCATCATCTAAATCCGATTATCACAAATAATCCGATGATTTCTCGACCAGGAGGACGCGTGTATCAAGAGAATGGAAGATTAATTCGATTTGCGCAAGATGGCAGTAAGAATTATGGAAGACGACTCATCGCATTTGAAATCACTCAGTTAACGACAACTTCCTATTCAGAAGTGCAATTAAGAGACGTATTTGGTGCCTCAGAAACTCCTCACACATGGAATCAGGATGGGATGCATCATCTAGATATTCAACGTGATGACCAGGGGTATTTAGTAGTGGTCGATGGGTATTACTATAAGTCAATCAATAAAATTTATAATAAGGTGTATCGCTTCATCAAAGGATATTCTAAATAA
- a CDS encoding glycosyltransferase family 4 protein codes for MQKVLYITTLSRTINAFLVPHIQFLMNQGIKVDCACFVDKEIDPTLIESGVKVYNVPFSRNPLGLNNYQAFQKLQKIQAEENYDYIHVHTPIAGLYGRLLKLKFKNLTSIYTAHGFHFHKGGSKLGWLLYYPIERLMAPLTDMLITINGEDYERALRFPIKKVFKVNGVGIDFETYGVEDLDRNALRAKYDLKPEDFVIAMIAEVNENKNHRQIIEAVHLLKQRNISVKVLCAGEGVLFDQVREVIKEKGLESNIRLLGFTQNVKEVIAVSDIGVLLSYREGLPRSVMELMCCKKPVIGTNIRGNRDLIIHEKTGYLVPINDELQTANYIENFVRNSQLIETMGAASYEAIKEFSMDTVLKQMEVLWGGAIDE; via the coding sequence ATGCAAAAGGTACTTTATATTACAACGCTAAGTCGAACAATCAATGCTTTTTTAGTTCCACATATTCAGTTTTTAATGAATCAAGGAATTAAGGTTGATTGCGCGTGTTTTGTTGATAAAGAAATAGATCCCACGTTAATTGAAAGTGGCGTCAAGGTGTATAATGTTCCCTTTAGCCGGAATCCATTAGGTTTAAATAATTACCAGGCTTTTCAAAAGTTACAAAAGATTCAGGCTGAGGAGAATTACGACTATATCCATGTTCATACTCCAATTGCGGGGCTATATGGGCGTTTGTTAAAATTGAAATTTAAAAATTTAACGTCAATTTATACGGCGCATGGTTTTCACTTCCATAAGGGAGGAAGCAAACTAGGGTGGCTATTGTATTATCCGATTGAACGTCTAATGGCCCCCCTTACGGATATGTTAATTACAATTAACGGGGAAGACTACGAACGTGCATTACGATTTCCTATTAAGAAGGTATTTAAGGTAAATGGGGTAGGAATTGATTTTGAAACATACGGTGTGGAGGATTTAGACAGAAATGCATTAAGAGCAAAATACGATCTTAAACCAGAGGATTTCGTAATTGCGATGATTGCAGAAGTAAATGAAAATAAAAATCACCGTCAAATCATTGAGGCTGTTCATTTACTAAAGCAACGCAATATTTCGGTCAAGGTTCTATGTGCTGGAGAAGGTGTTCTATTTGATCAAGTTCGTGAAGTAATTAAGGAAAAAGGCTTGGAATCGAATATTCGCTTACTCGGGTTTACCCAAAACGTGAAAGAGGTTATTGCGGTTTCAGATATTGGGGTCTTACTTTCTTATCGCGAGGGGTTGCCCCGCAGCGTCATGGAATTGATGTGTTGTAAGAAGCCTGTGATTGGAACGAATATCCGTGGAAATCGAGATTTGATTATCCATGAAAAAACAGGTTATCTAGTTCCTATTAATGATGAGTTACAAACCGCGAATTATATTGAAAATTTTGTTCGCAATTCCCAGTTAATTGAGACTATGGGGGCGGCCTCTTATGAGGCGATAAAGGAGTTTAGTATGGATACCGTTTTAAAACAGATGGAAGTATTGTGGGGGGGGGCCATAGATGAGTAG
- a CDS encoding metallophosphoesterase: MKVLHKKRLGVSIFIVLAVLIYGYNEWLNSRVIVKNETIEIEGLPEAFDGYKILHFADLHGERFGKQQEQLVNVIKGLDYDLVAITGDMVDRHNPTLQPFFELIDGIRDERPILFSQGNIDDDNDFKAIREYGLEVMDTPYIVERQGQRLVFQKYDFYQPVPEEYRGDVVIGLGHVPFSNDLGYKLLLFGHYHGGQVRIPGYGALIVPTADGIEWVKDQTQIIGVQTFENYAQHITGGLGASAKFKWMQKRWFNAPEISVLTLKMK; the protein is encoded by the coding sequence TTGAAGGTTTTACATAAAAAAAGATTAGGTGTTTCGATTTTTATAGTGTTGGCTGTTTTGATTTATGGATATAATGAGTGGCTCAACTCGAGGGTTATCGTGAAGAATGAAACGATTGAAATAGAAGGGTTACCTGAAGCGTTCGATGGGTATAAGATTCTTCATTTTGCGGATTTACACGGTGAGCGGTTTGGTAAGCAGCAAGAGCAATTAGTCAATGTCATAAAAGGATTAGATTATGATTTAGTAGCAATAACTGGGGATATGGTTGATCGTCATAATCCAACCTTGCAACCTTTTTTTGAGTTAATTGATGGGATACGCGATGAGCGTCCGATTCTTTTTTCCCAAGGAAACATTGATGATGACAACGATTTTAAGGCGATTCGAGAATATGGGCTTGAGGTGATGGATACCCCTTATATTGTTGAACGACAGGGCCAACGCCTAGTGTTTCAAAAGTATGATTTTTATCAACCAGTTCCTGAGGAGTATCGAGGCGACGTGGTCATTGGGTTAGGTCATGTTCCATTTTCAAATGATTTAGGGTATAAACTTCTCTTATTCGGACATTATCACGGAGGACAAGTACGTATTCCTGGATACGGGGCCTTAATTGTTCCAACTGCAGATGGAATTGAATGGGTTAAAGATCAGACTCAAATTATAGGCGTGCAAACGTTCGAAAACTATGCCCAACACATTACCGGAGGCCTTGGGGCAAGTGCTAAATTTAAATGGATGCAAAAAAGATGGTTTAATGCACCGGAAATTAGCGTTCTTACCTTAAAAATGAAGTAA
- a CDS encoding glycosyltransferase family 2 protein: MSRLVSLIVPVYNAEGYLSRCLESLLNQTYPLIEIICVNDGSMDRSLEIIREYKRQDNRIQLIDKRNTGVSDSRNQALKKITGHYVMFVDSDDWLSPNTVEVLIEEAIDSNSDLVMCGYVREFSNRSKEKVFNLPDRVVYEEEEVGHLQRRLFGPINSELGSPETLDALGTVWAKLYKAEIIQQQNLQFTDLNVIGSNEDGLFNIQAFEYFKKVVFINQPLYHYWKENANSITSRHNPHLMTQWKTLFSKMEHHIKLNNKDEAYVEALRNRKCLSLLGLGLNESFDGDKARFSKKVSRWKEILHDEEIAAAYEEFLPEAFPPHWRMFYLCNKRKLVLPSFLIILGIDFLRKRL; encoded by the coding sequence ATGAGTAGGTTAGTGAGTTTGATTGTTCCTGTCTATAATGCGGAGGGGTATTTAAGCCGTTGCCTTGAAAGTCTGTTAAACCAGACGTATCCTTTGATTGAAATTATTTGCGTCAATGATGGGTCAATGGATCGAAGTTTAGAAATCATAAGAGAATACAAACGCCAAGATAATCGGATTCAATTAATTGATAAAAGGAATACAGGAGTTTCAGATTCACGCAATCAGGCCCTCAAAAAGATAACAGGACATTATGTCATGTTTGTAGATAGCGATGACTGGCTTTCTCCCAACACAGTAGAGGTTTTAATTGAGGAAGCAATTGATTCAAATAGCGATTTAGTAATGTGTGGTTATGTGCGAGAATTTTCTAATCGTTCCAAAGAGAAAGTATTTAATTTACCTGATCGCGTCGTATATGAAGAGGAAGAAGTGGGGCACTTACAAAGACGTCTTTTTGGTCCGATTAATAGTGAACTAGGAAGTCCAGAGACACTAGATGCTCTTGGAACCGTTTGGGCAAAGCTATATAAGGCGGAGATTATTCAACAACAGAATCTTCAGTTTACCGATTTAAATGTGATTGGTTCAAACGAGGATGGTTTATTCAATATTCAAGCATTTGAATACTTTAAGAAAGTCGTGTTTATTAATCAACCACTTTACCATTATTGGAAAGAAAACGCGAATTCAATTACATCGAGACATAATCCACATTTAATGACACAGTGGAAAACACTATTTTCAAAAATGGAGCATCATATCAAATTAAATAATAAAGATGAGGCGTATGTGGAGGCGTTGCGAAATAGAAAATGTTTATCCTTATTAGGACTGGGATTAAATGAAAGTTTTGATGGGGATAAAGCAAGATTTAGCAAAAAGGTTTCCCGTTGGAAGGAAATTCTTCACGATGAAGAAATAGCCGCCGCGTATGAAGAGTTTTTGCCAGAAGCCTTTCCTCCTCATTGGCGAATGTTTTATTTATGTAATAAAAGAAAATTGGTGTTACCGTCTTTCCTAATTATTTTAGGAATCGATTTTTTAAGAAAACGACTATAG
- a CDS encoding CpsD/CapB family tyrosine-protein kinase, whose translation MKTTIKNSEIISLINPKSPTTEAYRSLLTNIEYSSVDHQIKTIAVTSSAPSEGKSTTASNLAVTYADTGKRVLLVDCDLRKPRLNKIFNVSNLAGLTSVLTGKASLSESIKLVKEGMYLLPSGPIPPNPVELIRSKAMDHFLEVVKGEFDLVILDTPPVGLVTDAALISAKLDGVILVVASGKSQTEAVLRAKESLVNVNANLLGAVMTMVPNTNGYQYYAYAEEEPTKKKRFGK comes from the coding sequence ATGAAGACAACAATTAAAAATAGTGAAATTATTTCATTAATTAATCCTAAATCACCGACGACAGAAGCCTATCGATCGCTCTTAACTAATATTGAATATTCCTCTGTTGACCATCAAATTAAAACCATTGCTGTGACGAGTTCGGCACCCTCAGAGGGAAAAAGTACTACGGCCTCTAATTTAGCTGTTACCTATGCTGATACAGGAAAAAGGGTATTATTAGTGGATTGTGATTTAAGAAAACCTCGATTAAATAAGATTTTTAATGTTTCTAATTTGGCAGGGTTAACGAGTGTGTTAACAGGTAAGGCCTCCCTTTCTGAATCGATTAAATTAGTAAAAGAGGGGATGTATTTATTACCATCAGGCCCGATTCCGCCAAACCCGGTTGAGCTGATTCGCTCGAAGGCAATGGATCATTTTTTAGAAGTAGTAAAAGGTGAATTTGACCTAGTAATTCTAGATACGCCACCTGTAGGCTTAGTAACGGATGCCGCTTTAATATCGGCTAAACTTGATGGTGTTATACTAGTTGTTGCTTCCGGTAAATCTCAGACAGAGGCAGTATTAAGAGCTAAGGAAAGTTTAGTTAATGTTAATGCAAATTTATTAGGTGCTGTCATGACCATGGTGCCAAATACTAACGGATATCAATATTATGCTTATGCTGAAGAGGAACCTACTAAAAAGAAAAGATTTGGGAAGTAA
- a CDS encoding glycosyltransferase, whose amino-acid sequence MSKEVLSIIIPMYNEEESLPYLYDRLVRLGDKIENYTLEFLFVNDGSSDNSLTMVKELREIDARVCYLSLSRNFGKEVAMGAAFDYVNGDAVVIIDADLQDPPELILEMLKYYEEGYDDVYAKRKSREGETWLKKMTSKTFYRVLHTVSRVPIQQDTGDFRLLSRRAIEALKSFPEKQRYTKGMFSLIGFKKIAIEFDRDPRVAGSTKWNYFKLMELAVEGITSFTLAPLRISTYIGIITSLCAMVYATFIFIKTVIYGIDVPGYASLMCVVLFLGGVQLLCLGVIGEYLGRIFIEAKARPLYFIDEYSGTSVDVE is encoded by the coding sequence TTATATGATCGCTTAGTTCGGTTAGGGGACAAAATAGAGAACTATACATTAGAATTTTTATTTGTGAATGATGGCAGTTCGGACAACTCCTTAACGATGGTTAAAGAGTTAAGAGAGATAGACGCCCGTGTTTGCTATTTATCACTTTCAAGAAATTTTGGAAAAGAAGTAGCAATGGGAGCTGCCTTTGATTACGTTAACGGGGATGCCGTCGTTATTATTGATGCTGACTTACAAGATCCACCAGAGTTAATTTTAGAAATGCTTAAATATTATGAAGAAGGGTATGATGACGTTTACGCGAAGAGAAAAAGTCGTGAAGGTGAGACATGGTTGAAAAAGATGACTTCGAAGACCTTTTACCGAGTGCTTCATACTGTTTCAAGGGTGCCTATTCAACAAGATACCGGGGACTTTAGGTTATTGAGTCGTCGGGCTATCGAGGCGCTAAAATCATTCCCTGAAAAACAACGCTATACAAAGGGAATGTTTAGTTTAATTGGATTTAAGAAAATTGCCATCGAATTTGATCGTGATCCACGAGTAGCCGGAAGCACTAAGTGGAATTACTTTAAATTAATGGAGTTGGCCGTTGAAGGAATTACGTCATTTACTTTGGCCCCATTAAGGATTTCGACCTATATTGGGATTATCACTTCCCTATGTGCGATGGTCTACGCTACATTTATCTTTATTAAAACCGTCATCTATGGGATTGATGTTCCAGGATATGCGAGTTTAATGTGTGTTGTATTATTTTTAGGAGGCGTTCAGCTTCTTTGCTTAGGGGTTATTGGAGAATACCTTGGGCGAATTTTTATTGAAGCTAAAGCAAGACCCCTTTATTTCATAGATGAATACTCGGGAACGAGTGTAGATGTAGAATAG
- a CDS encoding acyltransferase: MIKKVITTIKKQASDRGLYFSLLMNIAQLKGMMRARWCKWVYLKNMNAQLFTMESKSRFEIFNKRAQVNIGKFVYIRRNCRFRVDFSGKLTLGEYVFINDNCNINCVEEVYIGEYTKIAPNVCINDHDHNYKHEGDQHLIKTPVRIGKNVWIGANTVILRGTTIGDNAVIAAGSIVKGHVEANTVYYNKRTSVQVEF, translated from the coding sequence ATGATAAAAAAGGTAATAACAACGATTAAAAAGCAGGCATCTGACCGAGGACTATATTTCTCCTTGCTAATGAATATAGCCCAATTAAAAGGAATGATGCGTGCAAGATGGTGCAAATGGGTTTACTTAAAAAATATGAATGCCCAGCTATTTACGATGGAATCAAAGAGCCGATTTGAAATTTTTAATAAAAGGGCTCAGGTCAACATCGGTAAATTTGTATACATCAGAAGAAACTGTCGCTTTCGGGTAGATTTTTCTGGGAAGCTAACGCTTGGCGAATATGTTTTTATTAATGATAACTGTAATATAAATTGCGTGGAAGAAGTTTATATCGGTGAGTATACAAAAATTGCACCGAATGTGTGTATTAATGACCATGATCATAATTATAAGCATGAAGGTGATCAACACTTAATTAAAACGCCAGTGAGAATTGGAAAAAACGTTTGGATTGGTGCGAATACGGTGATTTTACGCGGAACGACGATTGGGGACAACGCAGTTATCGCGGCTGGAAGTATTGTCAAAGGTCATGTCGAAGCCAACACAGTTTATTATAATAAGCGAACAAGCGTGCAAGTAGAGTTTTAA